From one Formosa sediminum genomic stretch:
- a CDS encoding sugar phosphate nucleotidyltransferase codes for MKIIVPMAGRGSRLRPHTLTVPKPLIPVAGQPIVHRLVKDIAKVIDQPIDEVAFILGDPAFFGDDVVASLTQLAHSLGAKASIYRQDKPLGTGHAIMSAKESLSGPAVVAYADTLIRADFNLDPDADAVIWVKQVEKPEAFGVVKLNSNEEIIELVEKPQTFVSNLAVIGIYYFKDIAVLREELQHVLDNNIINGGEYQINDGIKGMMAKGKVFKTGQVDEWMDCGNKPVTVQTNGKMLGFIHADGEEQLVDDSVVLNHSKIIEPCFVGKGVVLNNTTIGPYVSIGAGCVLENSTVKNTIISNHSTIKNANLDDAMIGNYVEFDGNFTTISIGDYSTLN; via the coding sequence ATGAAAATTATTGTACCAATGGCTGGTCGTGGCTCACGATTACGCCCACACACTCTAACTGTGCCAAAACCATTAATTCCAGTTGCCGGACAACCAATCGTGCACCGTTTAGTAAAAGACATCGCTAAAGTAATTGACCAACCAATAGACGAAGTCGCTTTTATCTTAGGAGATCCTGCCTTTTTTGGAGACGATGTTGTAGCGAGTTTAACACAACTGGCTCATAGCTTAGGTGCAAAAGCATCAATATATCGTCAAGACAAACCTTTAGGAACAGGACATGCGATAATGAGTGCAAAGGAATCTTTATCTGGACCAGCAGTTGTGGCTTATGCAGATACTTTAATACGTGCAGATTTTAATTTAGATCCAGATGCAGATGCTGTGATTTGGGTTAAACAAGTTGAAAAACCAGAAGCTTTTGGTGTTGTAAAACTAAATTCTAACGAAGAAATAATTGAATTGGTAGAGAAACCTCAAACTTTTGTTAGTAATTTAGCTGTAATAGGAATATACTATTTTAAAGATATTGCCGTTCTTAGAGAAGAACTTCAACATGTATTAGACAATAACATTATTAATGGCGGTGAATACCAAATTAATGATGGTATTAAAGGTATGATGGCTAAAGGTAAAGTGTTTAAAACAGGACAAGTTGATGAGTGGATGGATTGCGGAAATAAGCCTGTTACTGTACAAACAAACGGTAAAATGTTAGGGTTTATTCATGCAGATGGTGAAGAACAATTAGTAGACGATAGTGTGGTTTTAAACCACTCTAAAATTATAGAACCATGTTTTGTTGGGAAAGGCGTTGTTTTAAATAATACAACTATAGGACCATATGTGTCTATTGGAGCAGGTTGTGTTTTAGAAAATTCAACCGTTAAAAATACTATAATTAGTAATCATTCCACTATTAAAAATGCTAATTTAGATGATGCAATGATAGGTAATTATGTAGAATTTGATGGAAATTTTACAACAATAAGTATAGGAGATTATTCCACTTTAAATTAA
- the dut gene encoding dUTP diphosphatase has product MIVKIINKSNHALPHYETVASAGMDLRAVTTEAITLKPLERTIVKTGLFIELPVGFEAQVRPRSGLAAKHGITVLNAPGTIDADYRGEIGVILVNLSNENFTIENGERIAQLVFAKHEQAQFEEVDTLSETARGAGGFGSTGKV; this is encoded by the coding sequence ATGATTGTAAAAATTATTAATAAATCAAATCATGCTTTACCGCATTATGAAACTGTAGCATCTGCAGGAATGGATTTGCGTGCGGTTACCACAGAAGCCATTACTTTAAAACCTTTAGAACGAACCATTGTAAAAACAGGATTATTTATAGAATTACCTGTTGGTTTTGAAGCTCAAGTACGCCCACGCAGTGGTTTGGCTGCTAAACATGGTATCACAGTATTAAACGCTCCTGGAACTATAGATGCCGATTATAGAGGAGAAATAGGGGTGATTTTGGTTAACTTATCTAACGAGAACTTTACCATAGAAAATGGCGAACGTATCGCTCAATTAGTGTTTGCAAAACATGAACAAGCTCAATTTGAAGAAGTAGACACACTTTCTGAAACTGCCAGAGGTGCAGGCGGATTTGGGAGTACAGGGAAAGTATAA